In Plasmodium brasilianum strain Bolivian I chromosome 12, whole genome shotgun sequence, the genomic window TATGacaataagtaaataaatgttaatatctttattgattattatttatttaatttgtacTCTACATttactacatatataaatttttgctttttataatatgtttttgttttatcggattgtataattattagaatattaataacatGTCATATGAAATTCTTAAGagtgaaaaaattgaaatctACACGGTTCAATAAATATGTTGGGTGCTAAATAAAAGCATATATGTTAGATTTCATACCTTTATTAGCATCACAAGCAACTATAAAGATTAATCATGTAAAATAATAGAGTTTTcaatatgttaaatataatgttatatatttgaaagaATAAGAACTATTATAGTTAATAATGCTttgtacttttatttttaaaattataaacatcATTTTACAGTGTGTATCCGCTTTAAAAATCAcgtgtaaataataatatttactctatgtattatatttccatttgtgaagaaaaaaatatattctatccaaaatttaagaaaaaataagcttatttgttcttatttttcgTGATTggatgaaaaattttatatatgaataaaaatatatactctacaaaagtttttttttaaagccttattaattttgttaatctTTGATAGTTGGACAGTTCGAGGTATTAGTAGATTCACAGTTCCTTGTTTTGGTATCTTAGAACATGTACCTGATATGGGTTATTATGGTGTTTTTGCATCcccatatatatgtgagtATATACTTAAACATGTGCACTTACATATATCTGATTTTCGAGGTAAGtatttattcaaatatattagcTTTTCATGCTTTAATAAAGAACTTTATTAAGGAACAAAACATCATAATAGTGTGTTTTGGATGTGTTTTCATAAAAGGTTTATTTGACATTATATAAGATGTTTAACAAGGAAAGAATAATCCTTAAAAATTGGAtgaatattcatatttataaataaaaatgttatgaaATTTTACAAGAATGGCAAAAAGTAAATTTGTAGATAATGTATACGAGCTGCTAGTTTGTGTCATAAATTAGAAACCAaacacgtatgtatgtatataaaagtaggtatatatttatatatatatgctttttttttaaactttttccttttattaagttaaaagttttataaaGTTGAGATACAAGTTCATTCATTATGGTTATGTCATAAAAATTGGCGTATTTTTGTAATAGAGTGAAATTATTGAAGAcatgaaattattttctttagcTCGccgtaaattttattttttttattaaagaataTTGAATTGTTATTTGTGAAcccattaatatttattaaattatagtaagttcaagaataaaaaaaattttaaatgatggaaaaaacagaaaaaaaagcatgAATTCCTATTTATACAAGCAAAATTGAATAATATTACTGAATATTCCATAAACAAAAGcgaatttttttcttaattttgttaTCTGATTTCtggaattatataaaatacgtTTGAAGACATATTTTTGAAGAATTGCTTTTTAAGTTGCTATAAATACAACAAATAAAGGGTAAAGTTGCATATAAGTTAAAAACTGCAAATTTTCACATCTATTGTTGCGTTGTTATAAGGTATGTATGTCAAAATATGTACATCTCTGattattaaatgaagaaaaaaattttataaaaacatctGTTACAAAAGGTTATATCAGGATCCAGCGTCTAAtaaagcaaaagaaaaagttataattaagtatttttccctttctaatttttacttttgtgATGAAATTTACTAAACAATACAATTTGTTCCAACAATACGtcaagaataaaatataaataagacattttttcccttaaatattcatttgttcTCTATAAATAgtgaaatgtaaaaaatcttctttttatgcatgtaatattattttcttattttttaattttatgattcgttttataaatttattacatattattctgttgaattaatattttattctttcaaAAGGAAGCCTAGAAATggttgtacatatatacatatgtattgtgtatatttttgtttttttttgttttacgttgattattataattaatttttttatatattttttttatttttttttgcgtaaaaattgttttttattcatCTTTGCAATCTCTTATTTTtgcatgtaaaaaaaaaatttttttttagaccACTTAAATTAGTTTTTATCTGAGTAAAATGTAAGTATTTGAGAGAGGTCTCCATTCGCCATATAATGATAGACACATAAACAAAGTTTTATGCGTATGAGTTTCTATGCATTTTATTAGTAAATTCAGTAGTAGCAATGCataaaaattagaattataGCATTAAACATGTTAGAATGCgcgtttattatataaatgcatataaaatacatttgaGACTCATTATAAAAGATTAAGggtatttttctttactagaaaaatatgcatgtaaaatatgaaaattattaaattgaatgaaataaaataataataataaaaaaaaaaaaaaaatggaaaaatgttTACTACAAAATACCAAATGGAATAGAAATAacgaatttattttttaatatttgaaccttataaaaattatacagaTGTTTCCCCAGGcaggaaattttttttttttttttatatatataataaatacccGGGGTTGTATATATgggttttttattttgcacaTTAGACCATTAttgcataaaatttttattgtaaatgAGAGTAAcaaaagtattttattttatccattttttacttgttcttattttattagaatCATATTTATGCCATGagagaagaaataaaagtaatttaatattcaaaaattccccttttaaaaatttaaatgaaaagagggaaaaaaaggaaatttatGGAATTGTAGGTATAGTGGCAGCAACACTTGGAATAACCTTAAGTGCACTTggatataattattttagaagaaaaaaaaaatctctATGGCAAGATTTAGGTGATGAGACAGATACTATATTGAATAATACAATTAAATGTGGTATATATGAAGCAAAGAAGAAgatttataaagaaatatgtaATGTGAAGAAATTATCTCCATCCTTGGATGAAGTAAGAGCATTTGTAGAAGAACAATTTAGATGCAAAAATTTAGacattaataattatgatcAAAGACAACTAGATGATTTATGTACTTTTGCATTATACAACATTCGACAATCTGTGATAAACTTACGAAAAAACCTAATGGTATATTCACAAAAAATGGACTAACCTCCGGAAcgttaattaaaattaccCATGGACGTACGAAAA contains:
- a CDS encoding early transcribed membrane protein; translation: MRVTKVFYFIHFLLVLILLESYLCHERRNKSNLIFKNSPFKNLNEKREKKEIYGIVGIVAATLGITLSALGYNYFRRKKKSLWQDLGDETDTILNNTIKCGIYEAKKKIYKEICNVKKLSPSLDEVRAFVEEQFRCKNLDINNYDQRQLDDLCTFALYNIRQSVINLRKNLMVYSQKMD